The Streptomyces sp. NBC_01276 genome contains the following window.
GGCCGGTGAAGGCGCCGTCCAGCCCGTACCAGGGGAAGTCGGCCTTCAGGTAGCCGGCGGCCGCCCGGCGGGCCGCCGGGACCGGCACGCCGGGCTCCGGTGGCTGCCCCGGGGTCGCTTCTTCGGTCTGCGGGGGCGCGGCGGGGGCTTCTGCGGGCTGCACGCCCACCCGGCTGCTGCTGCGCGTCGTCTCCATCTGGGCGGCCTCTCGTTCCGTGGGGTCCGGAACGGCCCTCCCCCTCGCTGCGCTGGGGGGACCCCCTCCCTCGGGCGTCTTCGGTCCGGACAGATGGAGGATAGCCATCCGGCCCCGGATCGACGGGCAGGCCGGGGCTCAGGTGGCGTCGGCGTCGAAGGGGGTGCGTGCCTCGGGGGCCGGGGCGGAAGGCTTCTTCAGCAGGTCGGGACCGGTGCCGACGGCGGGCGTGGCGGGGGCGGCCGGGGCGGCTGCCGCCTCCTTGCTGTTGACCGCGTCGGTGACGTCGTTGAGCTCCTTGCGCAGGTCGAAACTGCTGCGGATCTCCTTGAGGTCCTCGTTCTCGGTCAGCTGCTTGCGGATGAAGGTCTTCGGGTTCAGGTCCTCGAACTCGAAGTCCTTGAACTCCGGCCCCAGCTCCGAGCGGATGTCCTGCTTGGCGCTGTCGGAGAACGAGCGGAGCTTGCGGATCATGCCGGAGACGTCCTGGATCACCTTCGGCAGCTTGTCCGGGCCGAAGATGAGGATGGCGAGCACCACGATCGTGACCAGTTCGAGTGCGCCTATGTCGTTGAACACCTTGCCGCTCCTCGGCTCTCTCCACATCGGGCCCGGACAACGGTACCCGGCCTTCCTTGCGGGTCCCTACGTCGGTGCGGCCCTCTTCCCGGATTCACCCGGGCGTCATGCGGTATTCGTGTCAGGAACCGCTCGCCGAGCCGAGCTGCACTTCCAGCGTGCGCTCCGTGCCGTCGCGCAGCACGGTCAGGGTGAGGCGGTCCCCGGGGCGGTGGGCCCTGATCTTGATGATCAGCTCGTCCCCGCCGTGCACGCGGACCCCGTCGACCTTGGTGATCACGTCTGCGGCCTTGATCCCGGCGCGGGCTCCCGGGCCGTCGGCGACCACCGACGGCTTCCCGGCCTCGCCCT
Protein-coding sequences here:
- a CDS encoding sec-independent translocase — encoded protein: MFNDIGALELVTIVVLAILIFGPDKLPKVIQDVSGMIRKLRSFSDSAKQDIRSELGPEFKDFEFEDLNPKTFIRKQLTENEDLKEIRSSFDLRKELNDVTDAVNSKEAAAAPAAPATPAVGTGPDLLKKPSAPAPEARTPFDADAT